In the Candidatus Saccharibacteria bacterium oral taxon 488 genome, one interval contains:
- a CDS encoding permease: MPSLQTIYQRAGTWFKNHSDAIRWTIVGLFGIIVMQYGLQIDLWLIAHPPHTWAETLAPLAQDFLTLTCSVIVEATPFLIIGIIVSALIRRFLPPDRLLKILPKHTLIRRILLSLVGIALPVCECGNVPVARSLLAHGLKPADVISFLLAAPILNPITIIATMTAFSFEPRMVWWRIGFGFLIVQLTALIVSFIHPRHVLQPSFAASCTDRHPTTFRHILADSRNEFWQLTTMLVLGAMIAAATQVFVPRSIINAVGGDIILSVIAMIGLGFVVSICSSVDAFFALAYARIFTNGSVLAFLLTGPMIDIKLILLMRSTFRPRFILLVMLIIFSLSLATGIGVNLYAR, encoded by the coding sequence ATGCCGTCACTACAGACAATATATCAGCGCGCTGGCACCTGGTTCAAAAACCACAGCGATGCAATCCGATGGACTATCGTCGGCTTGTTTGGGATCATTGTCATGCAGTATGGTTTACAAATCGACCTCTGGCTAATCGCGCATCCGCCGCACACGTGGGCCGAAACGCTAGCACCGCTGGCACAAGATTTTCTGACGCTAACCTGCAGCGTCATCGTTGAGGCCACGCCGTTTCTAATCATCGGCATCATCGTTTCTGCTCTCATTCGCCGCTTCCTACCGCCAGACCGACTACTTAAAATCCTCCCCAAGCACACGCTCATTCGTCGCATTCTCCTCTCGCTCGTCGGCATCGCGCTGCCAGTCTGCGAGTGCGGCAACGTGCCAGTCGCCCGCAGCCTCCTAGCGCACGGCCTCAAGCCCGCCGACGTCATCAGCTTTCTCTTAGCCGCGCCGATCCTCAATCCGATCACTATCATCGCCACCATGACCGCCTTTAGCTTTGAGCCACGCATGGTCTGGTGGCGCATCGGCTTTGGCTTTCTAATCGTCCAGCTGACCGCTCTGATCGTCAGCTTTATTCACCCGAGGCACGTCCTCCAGCCGTCATTCGCTGCTTCTTGCACCGACCGTCATCCAACGACCTTTCGCCACATCCTCGCTGATTCCCGCAACGAATTCTGGCAGCTCACCACCATGCTGGTCCTTGGCGCCATGATCGCTGCCGCCACCCAAGTCTTCGTTCCGCGCTCCATCATCAACGCCGTCGGCGGCGACATCATCCTGTCGGTCATCGCCATGATCGGCCTCGGCTTCGTCGTCTCTATCTGCTCCAGCGTCGATGCCTTTTTTGCGCTGGCTTACGCCCGTATCTTCACCAATGGCTCTGTCCTCGCTTTTCTGCTGACTGGCCCGATGATCGACATCAAACTGATTCTCCTCATGCGAAGCACCTTCCGTCCGCGATTTATCCTGCTGGTTATGCTCATTATTTTCAGCCTGTCGCTGGCGACAGGGATCGGAGTCAATCTCTATGCGCGCTAA
- a CDS encoding CDP-alcohol phosphatidyltransferase family protein — protein MLVPMRRELSRPNTTIETCHNPDTPIDPEVSDDILTLPNIVTTVGGLCSIYGIRNADTIKGIAALIIGELSDKADGTLARRLHQQSKLGIKLDPIRDKVVAATALLKIVEDGLASKTVVASMTSLEATKAIATLIAEQKHRQLPSQAEPLRPTQVGRISGALVSTATLLYILSGSVESFGHEKTAKVLRSLGDGVSKIYLPVAGLAAAQYMIRAAKLSKQVKEEIRQQQ, from the coding sequence ATGCTAGTCCCAATGAGGAGAGAATTATCAAGGCCCAATACAACCATTGAAACGTGCCATAATCCAGACACCCCTATCGACCCAGAGGTATCAGACGACATACTCACGCTACCCAATATCGTTACTACAGTAGGTGGACTATGCAGCATATACGGCATCCGAAACGCTGACACTATTAAGGGTATCGCCGCCTTGATTATTGGCGAACTGTCGGACAAGGCTGATGGAACACTAGCGAGACGCCTCCATCAGCAATCAAAACTCGGTATCAAGCTTGACCCCATCAGAGATAAAGTGGTCGCCGCCACTGCACTCCTAAAGATAGTAGAAGATGGTCTCGCCTCAAAGACTGTCGTTGCATCTATGACCAGCCTCGAGGCGACCAAAGCAATAGCCACGCTCATAGCGGAACAAAAGCACCGCCAACTCCCCAGCCAGGCCGAACCGCTCCGACCAACACAGGTTGGCCGCATCAGTGGCGCCCTCGTGTCGACCGCGACATTATTATACATACTCAGCGGCTCGGTAGAGTCATTTGGCCACGAGAAAACAGCAAAGGTACTCCGTAGCCTCGGTGACGGAGTATCTAAAATATACTTACCAGTTGCCGGCCTAGCAGCCGCTCAATATATGATACGTGCCGCCAAACTCAGTAAGCAAGTCAAGGAAGAAATACGCCAACAGCAATAA
- a CDS encoding DUF475 domain-containing protein, giving the protein MKHLWHSHHPFRIFWFSALLTLALGGLIFGHFGASGLWLFAILVVLEVTFSFDNAVINSKVLAGMSQVWQKVFLTVGIFVAVFVVRFVLPIIIVMVASGHGFMEVVDLALHKPAEYGHILHEASPMIDAFGGAFLIMIGLSYFIDYNKRVHWMRHVEPWLAKAGRFENFKVCLMLSVAAVLYFTVEPPHRALVLISSVLGIILHIGLELFGSFFHEDDAKSVKVKTGWAAFASLLYLEVLDASFSFDGVIGAFAITSSVLLIVAGLGAGAIWVRSLTVYLLRTGMLSKYKYLENGAHWAIMALGMMMIAKLFHLELPEWATGGLGLLFVSLAVGSSMLEARAINLQEAAAAKLHSAEQRLKHGAAKIVPRRRR; this is encoded by the coding sequence ATGAAACATCTCTGGCATTCGCATCACCCATTTCGGATTTTTTGGTTTTCGGCGTTGTTGACGCTGGCTTTGGGCGGGTTGATTTTCGGACATTTCGGCGCGAGCGGCTTGTGGTTATTCGCGATTCTGGTGGTGCTGGAAGTGACTTTTAGCTTTGACAACGCGGTGATTAACAGCAAGGTGTTAGCCGGCATGAGCCAGGTTTGGCAGAAGGTGTTTTTGACAGTTGGGATTTTTGTGGCGGTATTCGTGGTGCGGTTTGTGCTGCCGATTATCATCGTGATGGTGGCGAGCGGCCATGGCTTTATGGAAGTGGTTGATTTGGCGCTGCATAAGCCGGCGGAATACGGTCATATTTTGCACGAAGCCTCGCCGATGATTGATGCCTTTGGCGGCGCGTTTCTGATTATGATCGGCCTCAGTTATTTCATTGATTATAACAAGCGCGTGCATTGGATGCGGCATGTCGAGCCGTGGCTGGCCAAGGCTGGGCGGTTCGAGAATTTCAAGGTGTGTCTGATGCTGAGCGTGGCGGCGGTGCTGTACTTTACGGTTGAGCCGCCGCATCGGGCGCTGGTACTGATCTCGTCGGTACTGGGAATTATACTGCACATCGGGCTGGAATTGTTCGGCTCATTCTTTCATGAGGATGATGCCAAGTCGGTCAAGGTCAAGACCGGCTGGGCAGCCTTCGCTAGCCTGCTCTATCTGGAGGTGTTGGACGCCAGCTTTAGCTTTGACGGCGTGATTGGCGCTTTTGCCATCACCAGCAGTGTGTTGCTGATCGTGGCGGGGCTCGGCGCCGGAGCGATTTGGGTGCGGTCGCTGACGGTGTATTTGCTGCGGACGGGCATGCTCAGCAAATATAAATATCTGGAAAATGGCGCGCACTGGGCGATCATGGCGCTGGGTATGATGATGATCGCCAAGCTATTTCATCTGGAGCTGCCGGAATGGGCGACGGGAGGCTTGGGGCTATTGTTTGTGAGCTTGGCGGTTGGGAGTAGCATGCTGGAGGCGCGAGCGATTAATTTGCAAGAAGCAGCCGCGGCGAAATTGCATAGTGCTGAGCAGCGGTTGAAGCACGGCGCGGCGAAAATTGTGCCGCGGAGGCGACGGTAA
- a CDS encoding transcriptional repressor, producing MDTLRDIFRQADLRLTKSRCEVFTALESIDVPLTIAEIAKRCPNTNRTSIYRILETFHELHVINTIHIGWKVRYELAEPFITHHHHLYCTRCHNAEPLETPELERLIALIGRRHHFRIERHHFELEGVCQACMAAGDTQPGSTKTTSQA from the coding sequence ATGGATACCTTACGCGACATCTTTCGCCAAGCCGACCTTCGCCTGACCAAATCACGCTGCGAAGTCTTTACGGCACTCGAATCCATCGACGTGCCACTGACCATCGCCGAAATCGCCAAGCGCTGCCCGAACACCAACCGCACCAGCATCTATCGCATCCTCGAGACCTTTCACGAGCTCCACGTCATTAACACCATCCACATCGGCTGGAAAGTCCGTTATGAGCTTGCCGAGCCATTCATCACGCATCATCACCACCTCTACTGCACCCGCTGTCATAACGCCGAACCGCTGGAGACACCAGAGCTAGAACGGCTCATTGCCTTGATCGGCCGGCGCCATCACTTCCGTATTGAGCGCCACCACTTTGAACTCGAAGGAGTGTGCCAGGCCTGCATGGCAGCTGGTGATACGCAGCCTGGCTCAACCAAGACGACGAGCCAAGCCTAA
- the topA gene encoding type I DNA topoisomerase: MKNLVIVESPAKAKTIEKYLGKDFHVLSSVGHIRSIVKKTKDGTPPIDVANDFFAIYEVDPEKKKVITELKKNVKAVGKDNVWLATDEDREGEAIAWHLCKVLDLPIETTKRIVFHEITKDAITNAIKNPRTVDMNLVQAQQARQILDRLVGFELSPVVWQKVPGGKSAGRVQSPAVRLLVEREREIMKFAGSSQFKVTAIFIHDNQEFKAELNQKFDSEAAAHEFLNSLKSAKFTVSDISKTPGTRNPAAPFTTSTLQQEANAKLGFSSKATMASAQRLYQDGKITYMRTDSVNLSGQAIASATDFIKRLYGPDYSTVRKFKTKSASAQEAHEAIRPTDITRETVTSNEYDQKLYDLIRRRTLASQMSAAKLEKTTVVIAIGGARASHKTIRDPRQSQIFSETPLAPDTPATATPPAPEAVKRSRGADVSAERSRSISSGDTSEKSTPAQECGAGDAGFADDVREATVTDLYFEAKGEVITFDGFLRVYGGGKDEILPKLHAGDTLETHDITARQTFARPPARYTEGSLVKKLEDLGIGRPSTYATIIDTVQTRGYVEKGDSEGQPRDVIVLSYNGEEVSRDVIQEKTGSTRGKLIPTPSGELIADFLTDHFTQIVDYDFTANVETEFDKIAAANLAKSAMLHGFYTPFHKLIEQSGGIDRSKVGANREVGIDPKSGKPILARFGRFGPMLQLGATDDEDKPRFAPLPKGAKIETVTLEQALEMFKLPRVVGQTKDGQDIKANIGRFGPYIQVGKLFVSIKPEDPHTITLEKARELYAAKLQAEAEKHIAEFPDGVKVLNGRFGPYITDGTKNAKIPKDTDPKTITHEQALELLKAAPAKPARRGRSSAKPSKSPRKSSRSKK; encoded by the coding sequence ATGAAAAATCTCGTCATCGTCGAGTCGCCAGCCAAAGCTAAGACCATTGAGAAATACTTGGGCAAGGATTTTCATGTCTTATCAAGCGTGGGACACATCCGCTCAATCGTCAAAAAAACCAAGGACGGCACGCCGCCAATTGATGTGGCGAATGATTTCTTCGCTATCTACGAAGTCGATCCCGAGAAAAAGAAAGTTATCACCGAGCTAAAGAAAAACGTCAAGGCCGTCGGCAAAGACAACGTCTGGCTGGCCACCGATGAAGACCGCGAAGGGGAGGCTATCGCCTGGCACCTCTGTAAAGTGTTGGATTTACCGATTGAGACAACCAAGCGCATCGTCTTTCACGAGATCACCAAAGATGCCATCACCAATGCTATCAAGAACCCGCGCACTGTCGACATGAACCTAGTGCAGGCGCAGCAAGCCCGGCAAATCCTCGACCGGCTGGTTGGTTTTGAACTCAGCCCGGTAGTCTGGCAAAAAGTACCGGGCGGCAAGTCAGCCGGTCGCGTCCAGAGCCCGGCAGTGCGGCTGCTGGTCGAGCGCGAACGAGAAATTATGAAATTTGCAGGCAGCTCGCAGTTCAAGGTGACCGCTATCTTCATCCACGACAATCAAGAATTCAAGGCCGAGCTCAACCAGAAATTTGACTCTGAAGCAGCCGCCCACGAATTCCTAAATAGCCTCAAGTCAGCCAAATTTACTGTCAGCGATATCTCCAAGACGCCTGGCACTCGCAATCCAGCCGCGCCGTTTACGACGTCAACTCTGCAGCAAGAGGCCAACGCCAAGCTTGGCTTCAGTTCTAAAGCCACTATGGCTTCAGCCCAGCGGCTCTACCAGGATGGTAAGATCACCTACATGCGTACTGACTCGGTCAATTTGAGCGGGCAGGCCATCGCCAGCGCCACCGACTTTATCAAGCGATTGTACGGCCCGGATTATTCGACTGTGCGCAAATTCAAAACCAAATCCGCCTCCGCCCAGGAAGCTCACGAAGCCATCCGCCCGACCGACATCACCCGCGAAACCGTCACCTCCAACGAGTACGACCAAAAACTCTACGACCTCATTCGCCGCCGCACCCTGGCATCACAAATGTCGGCAGCGAAATTGGAGAAAACAACGGTGGTAATTGCTATTGGCGGCGCTCGGGCATCTCATAAAACAATCCGGGACCCGAGACAATCCCAGATTTTTTCTGAGACGCCACTCGCGCCAGATACGCCAGCAACAGCGACACCTCCTGCGCCGGAGGCTGTGAAACGTTCGCGAGGAGCGGACGTTTCAGCCGAACGCTCGCGCAGTATCTCCAGTGGAGATACAAGCGAAAAGAGTACTCCAGCGCAGGAGTGTGGCGCTGGCGATGCTGGCTTTGCTGACGATGTCCGAGAGGCAACCGTGACAGATCTTTATTTTGAAGCCAAAGGAGAAGTCATTACCTTCGACGGCTTCTTGCGTGTCTATGGCGGCGGCAAAGACGAAATCCTACCAAAACTCCACGCCGGCGACACCCTCGAAACTCACGACATCACCGCCCGCCAAACCTTCGCCCGTCCACCGGCCCGCTATACCGAAGGTTCACTGGTTAAGAAACTCGAAGACCTCGGCATTGGCCGGCCAAGCACCTACGCCACCATCATCGACACCGTCCAGACCCGCGGCTATGTCGAAAAGGGCGACAGCGAAGGCCAACCGCGCGACGTCATCGTCCTCAGTTACAACGGCGAGGAAGTCAGCCGTGACGTTATCCAGGAAAAAACCGGCTCCACTAGAGGCAAACTCATCCCAACACCGAGCGGGGAACTGATCGCCGACTTTTTGACCGACCATTTCACGCAAATCGTTGACTATGATTTTACCGCCAATGTCGAAACTGAATTTGATAAAATCGCCGCCGCTAACCTAGCCAAAAGCGCCATGTTGCATGGATTTTACACGCCGTTTCACAAATTAATCGAACAGTCAGGTGGCATCGACCGCAGTAAAGTCGGCGCTAACCGCGAAGTTGGCATCGATCCAAAATCCGGCAAACCAATCCTAGCGCGCTTCGGCCGCTTTGGCCCAATGCTGCAGCTGGGCGCCACTGACGACGAAGACAAGCCACGCTTTGCTCCACTGCCAAAAGGTGCAAAAATTGAAACAGTCACCTTAGAACAAGCGCTCGAAATGTTTAAGCTACCGCGTGTCGTTGGTCAGACTAAAGACGGGCAAGACATCAAAGCCAACATCGGCCGCTTTGGTCCGTACATCCAAGTCGGCAAGCTCTTCGTCTCCATCAAACCTGAAGATCCGCACACCATAACCCTAGAAAAGGCCCGCGAACTCTACGCCGCCAAGCTCCAGGCCGAAGCCGAGAAGCACATCGCCGAATTCCCAGACGGCGTCAAAGTCCTCAACGGCCGCTTTGGCCCGTACATCACCGATGGCACGAAAAACGCCAAAATCCCCAAAGACACCGACCCAAAAACCATCACTCACGAGCAAGCCTTGGAACTCCTAAAAGCCGCACCCGCGAAACCCGCCCGCCGCGGCCGCTCCTCAGCCAAACCATCCAAATCCCCGAGAAAAAGCAGCCGCTCAAAGAAGTAA
- a CDS encoding TIGR03943 family protein, whose amino-acid sequence MRAKLGPLLRAGGGLLACGYIILIAVRGQLGFYIHPRYHLLAVVATVAGGMLLLIDIVLQLRHNLAGKRRASARPAPTKHPKKPRRTIPILSIVTAGILVLSSILPPRPLSSSSAANRATSGPTSTTGRCDKPEPLNGKPVSMNRWRSAFDDCPNDSFFDGVTIDVTGFVARDPGGFYDNRYFELSRFVISCCAVDSTPVSILVKSPDAERYRDNQWLQIRGQIKRELSGGKAVYVLTNPTITPTTEPTNPYEFLGV is encoded by the coding sequence ATGCGCGCTAAACTCGGCCCACTACTGCGCGCTGGCGGCGGGCTACTCGCCTGTGGCTACATCATCCTCATCGCCGTCCGCGGCCAGCTCGGCTTTTACATTCATCCGCGCTACCATTTGCTCGCCGTCGTGGCGACCGTGGCTGGTGGCATGTTACTCCTTATCGATATTGTTCTACAGCTGCGCCATAACCTAGCAGGGAAGCGACGAGCCTCCGCCCGCCCGGCACCCACCAAGCATCCAAAAAAGCCGCGACGCACCATCCCCATACTCTCAATCGTCACCGCTGGTATCCTCGTCCTGTCCAGCATCCTGCCACCGCGTCCACTGTCCTCGTCCAGCGCTGCCAATCGCGCCACGTCCGGGCCGACCAGCACGACCGGCCGCTGCGACAAACCAGAGCCGCTTAATGGTAAGCCCGTTTCCATGAACCGCTGGCGCAGCGCGTTTGATGACTGTCCGAATGACAGCTTTTTTGACGGCGTAACCATTGACGTCACCGGCTTTGTGGCGCGCGACCCAGGCGGCTTTTACGACAACCGCTACTTCGAGCTCTCGCGCTTCGTTATCAGCTGCTGCGCCGTTGACAGCACCCCGGTCAGCATCCTCGTTAAATCCCCAGACGCCGAGCGCTACCGCGATAATCAATGGCTACAGATACGCGGACAGATCAAACGCGAGCTATCCGGCGGCAAGGCCGTCTATGTGCTCACTAACCCCACCATCACCCCAACCACCGAACCAACCAATCCATACGAATTCCTCGGCGTCTAG
- the dprA gene encoding DNA-protecting protein DprA, with amino-acid sequence MSILFITKVMEINRIRPDEHIFTQRLASIANPPKSLCFMGKLPTSGAPVVAIVGSRKPSAYGREVTEQLASDLAKAGCIIVSGLALGIDSIAQKAALEAGGTVIGVIPNELPDISPQTNYKLAMNIIKNGGAILSEWKKGDGKVVNRWSFLERNRLVSGLADAVIITEAAERSGTLNTAAHALSQGRDVFAVPGNITSPLSAGCNALLKQGALVATTATDILNVIAPSNAQSATDQAVIPLGETPAENTIIDLLRTGLRDGDQLQQQSGLNPADFATALTMLEINGVIKPLGANNWTLN; translated from the coding sequence ATGTCAATACTTTTTATCACAAAAGTCATGGAAATCAATAGAATCCGTCCAGATGAGCATATTTTTACCCAGAGGTTGGCAAGTATTGCTAATCCGCCGAAAAGCTTGTGTTTTATGGGAAAATTACCAACGAGTGGCGCACCGGTAGTAGCGATTGTTGGTTCGCGCAAACCCTCGGCGTACGGCCGGGAGGTGACCGAGCAGCTGGCAAGCGACCTAGCAAAAGCCGGCTGTATCATCGTCAGCGGCCTGGCGCTCGGCATCGACAGCATCGCCCAGAAAGCCGCCCTGGAGGCTGGCGGCACAGTCATCGGCGTCATTCCCAATGAACTGCCCGACATCTCACCGCAAACCAATTACAAACTAGCCATGAATATCATAAAAAACGGCGGTGCTATTCTATCCGAATGGAAAAAAGGCGACGGTAAAGTTGTCAATCGCTGGAGCTTTTTAGAGCGCAACCGCTTGGTCTCCGGCTTGGCTGACGCCGTCATTATCACCGAGGCAGCCGAGCGCAGCGGCACACTCAATACCGCCGCCCACGCCTTATCTCAAGGCCGCGACGTCTTTGCCGTGCCAGGCAACATCACCAGCCCGCTGTCTGCCGGCTGCAACGCGCTGCTCAAACAAGGCGCCCTCGTCGCCACCACTGCCACGGACATTCTCAACGTCATCGCCCCATCAAACGCTCAATCGGCTACCGACCAAGCCGTCATCCCCCTCGGTGAAACCCCGGCCGAAAACACTATCATCGACTTACTCCGGACCGGCCTCAGAGACGGCGACCAACTACAGCAACAATCCGGTCTCAACCCAGCCGACTTCGCCACGGCACTAACCATGCTAGAGATCAACGGCGTGATCAAGCCGCTCGGGGCGAATAATTGGACTCTTAACTAG